The Novipirellula aureliae sequence CCGAGCCGATGATTCGTTCTTCGAGCGGCGGCAAGATCGCAGCTTCGGCCTTCGCACGCGTGTCTTGCCATAGCTCTGCTGAGAATTGTGGCCACGCCTGGCAAGAAAACTCGCGTCGAAGCCCAGGAGCAATATTGCGTGCTATCCGAGCGGCCTCGATCGGAATCGTACCACTACCACAAAACGGATCGATCATCGGTTTGCCCGCTTTGTAGTAGCTAAGCATGACCAATGCGGACGCCAACGTCTCTTTCAGGGGCGCTTGGGAGACGTGTGTCCGATAACCTCGGCGGTGCAAACTGCGCCCCGTCGTGTCGATCGTCAACGTCGCAGTGTCCTTCAAAATTGCCACATCGACTTTGAATTCGCAGCCCGTTTCCGGCAATTCCTGGCATTGATGGTCTCGCTTGAGTGCATCAACGATCGCCCGTTTCACCGTCCGTTGGCACGCCGGGACACTCGTCAGTGTCGACTTGACCGACCGGCCGGTCACGGGGAAAGCCGAATCGGCTGGAATGATTTTTGCCCACTCAATACTGCGAGTGGTTTCAAACAATGCATCAAAATCGGCGGCAGGAAAATCGGCAACACGAATCAAGATTCGGTCCGCGCATCGCAGCCATAAATTGGCTCGACAAATCGTTTCGAGCGAACCGGCAAAATGAACTCGCCCAGGTTCGCCGATTTTCGCTTCGATATCGAGTGCTTGTAGTTCGCGGCGAACAATCGCCTCGAGTCCGAATGCGCAAGCGGCAATCAAATCGTAGGAATCGCGATTGTTAGACGCAGCGTTTGGGGTCGAATCAGCCAACGGGACTCACAAAGAATACAATAGAAAACGGCAAAAGGTATTTAACCTAGATTACCATTGCCCGCCGAAATGGGATAGCAGAGAAACAGGCCAGAAGAGTGCTTTCAACTTGGCCAATCCAATGGTTCGGGTTCCTGTATTTTGACAATCAATCGCTGGTTCTGACCCAAACGAATAACGCAGCGAGTCACCTGGGTCTATCCCCACTGTGTCCGAGAACGCAGGCTTTGACCCGCTCAAAGACGATGTCAGCAGAGGCGGTTGCATCGATCGTTTTGACTATCCCCTTTTCTCCGTAGTACGCTAGCAGCGGAACGGTAACGGTAGAATAGATCTGCAGACGCGTGCTAATGGCAGAGAGATTGTCGTCGAGGCGATGTTCGACCTTTGCTCGATCGAGCAAACGAGAGACTAGCTCGTCACGATCCACTTCAAGATTGATGACCAGATCAATTTGACTATTCTGCGATGCTAGAATTTCATCGAACATCTCGGCTTGCCGCAGTGTTCTGGGGAAACCGTCAAACAAGCATGACTTGTTGTAATCGATCTCCGCCAAACGCGCGGTAACGATTTCCATGATCAATTCATCAGGAGCGAATCCGCCATCGTCGATGTACCCAGCGATCCGTCTACCAAGATCGCTGTGGCGGTCAACACTACGAAGCATGTCGCCCGTCGACAAATGAGCGGCATGAAGCAATTTTGCTAACCGCTTGCACTGCGTCCCTTTGCCCGCACCAGGCGGTCCGATGAATACGATTCGCATCCGGCAAGCGTCCTTTGCGAAAATAGGTGCGAAACAATCGGAAAGGACGAACTAGACAACGGGAGTCGTTCCGCCGCCTGCACCTTCCAAGAGTCCGCGATAGTTACGCATCACCAAGTGGGCGTCGATCTTTTGCACCAGGTCAAAGGCAACACTGACAGCAATAAGAAGCCCCGTGCCTCCGTAAAAACCGGCGATCGAATAAGGTACGCCGAGCGAACCGTAAACAATCGTTGGCACGATGGCGACGATTGACAAGAACGCTGCACCGACATACGTAATCCGAACCATTACCTTTTCCAGATAGTCGGTCGTTCGCTTTCCAGGTCGATAACCGGGAATAAACGTCCCACTGTCTCGCAGGTTGTCCGACATCTCTTTCGGATTGAACGTGATGGCGGTCCAGAAGAAACAGAAGAAGAAGATCAAAGCGACATACAAAAGGTTAAAGATGTAAGACGTCTGATCGCTCAACGTTAAACTCGACAAGTTCATAAAGTTGAACAAACCGCTGCCGCTCTCAAAACTCGAGGCTAAAAAGCCAAACATAACGCCGGGGATCATCAACAAACTGCTGGCAAAAATAATCGGCATGACGCCCGCCTGATTGATTCGTAGCGGCAAGTATTGTCGAGTTCCACCGTAGACCCGGCGACCACGCGTGAACTTAGCCGATTGCGTCGGGATTTTCCGCTGCCCCAGCGTGATAAACACAACCCCGAACACCACACCAACAAACAACAGCACAAGCAAAATCAGCGTTTCAATGCCAACCTGGCCCCTACTAAGCCCAGTCAGCTCCGTCTTCATGTTACGGATCAATTCGTACAAAGCTTTTGGCATCTGAGCCAAGATGCCTGCCATGATCAACAAGCTAATCCCGTTACCAATTCCGTACTCATCGATTTGCTCACCAAGCCACATCAAGAAGACCGTACCGCAAGTCATGACCAACACGGCGACGATTTGCCAACCGAAAAATAGTCCGGTCGCATCCGAGTTAAGGAAGTTGGGGTTGATGTTTCCGTAGCCGGTATTGCCACCCGACATCAACATGAACTTTAGATACATATAACTTTGCACGACACAAATCAAAACCGTTAAATAACGAGTGTATTCATTCAGTTTTTTGCGGCCTGCTTCGCCTTCCTTCTTCAATTCCTCAAGCGGCTTGTAAACGCTACCAAGCAATTGAAAAATAATCGATGCCGAGATATAAGGCATGATACCGAGTCCAAAGATGGTTGCTTGCCGCAAATCGCTCGCTGCAAACACACTCACCTTCTCGAAGAAATCCGCAGCTCCACCACCAACCGCTTCACCCATGTTGGTTGCAATCATCGGCAGTGGAATGTGGAATCCAATCCGATACACTGCCAACAAGCCAATGGTCAGCAAAACCTTCTTACGAAGCTCGGGAATCGAAAAAATGATTCGCAATTTCTCAAACATACGTCAAAATTATCTCGTGCTTAACTGTGCGATTGATGCCGGAAATGCCACAACAAACCGGTTCCCCAAGAGCGGAGTTTACCGTTTCGGTGGGTTTTGAGCGATAGGAATGTCGTCAATTCGCGGAGGGGTTTTCAATTTATTTTGCATTTAAAACAAAAAAGGGTGGATGTTGCCATCCACCCTGTGGTTTGTTGGAGTCTAGCCTTCAGCCGATTTAACGTAGCACTAGGTTTTTTAGCCTAGGCCTCTACGGCTACCCGGCTAGAAACGTAGGCTACGAATCGGGTGTGAGTAACTCCCAGGCTAGAAGCCTAGGCTACGAATTTGGTGTGTCTGACTCCCAGGCTAGAAGCCTAGGCTACGATCGGGTGTGTCTGATTCCCCCAGGCTAGAAGCCTAGGCTACGAATCGGGTGTGTCTGATTCCCCAGGCTAGAAGCCTAGGCTACGAACTTGTGTGACTGACTCCCAGGCTAGAAGCCTAGGCTACGGTTCACTATGCCTTGGCCGTCTTCAGCTTCGCAACTCGCTCGGCTGGCGTTTGCTTTGGTGCGAGCTTGTTAACCGTTCCACCAGCCGCAGTGATTTTCTGTTCAGCCGATTTACTGAAACGATGCGCTGAAACGGTTAGCTTCTTCGTCAATTCGCCGTCTCCGAGAATCTTGACCTCATCGAAGTTGCCCTTGGCCAAATCTTTTTCAGCAAGCAGTTCCAATGTGATTTCCGAACCGTCTTCGAACGTCTCGTTCAATTTGCCGACATTGACGGCAAACACATCCACCGACCATTTGTTGTTAAAACCACGCTTCGGGACACGGCGAAACATTGGCATCGCCCCACCTTGGAAGTTTGGTTTTCGGCTATAGCCGCTACGACTTTTGTGACCCTTGTGCCCACGACCCGATGTCTTACCGGTACCGCTACCGACACCACGGCCGATTCGTTTACGTTTGCGGTGCTTGGTTATCCCGCGATGGATGTCGTTAAGGTTCATGACAAAACCTGGATCAATTACGTTTGAGTTGTTTATTGTTTGTGTGTTGGATCATCAATCGGATCCACTACGTTTTTGGAGGGGATCTTGAACAAGATCCGCTACGCCTTCTTGAAACTACTTAGCCGTGGTCAGTTCTTCGACTTCTAAACCACGCAAAGCCGCGACTTGCTCGCGAGTACGTAGTTTTGACAATGCGTCGATCGTCGCCTTCACCAAAGTAACGGGATTATTGGTCCCGTAGGACTTGGTCAAAATATCGTGAACGCCACACGCTTCGCAAACGGCGCGAACGGCTTGACCAGCAATAATACCAGTACCGGCACCAGCGGGAATGAGCAAAACCTTGGCAGCACCAAAATGTCCCCAAACTTGATGGGGCAGCGTTCCTTCAACAAGTGGCACGTCGATCATCGAACGACTGGCTTGCTTCTGCGCTTTCTGAACACTTGGTGGGACTTCATTTGCTTTGCCGTAGCCCCAGCCAACCTTTCCATTGCCGTCGCCGACAACCACCATCGCTGCGAAACTAAACCGACGACCGCCCTTGACGACTGCGGCACAGCGTTTGATCTTGACGACGCGATCGAGCAAATCACCGAGCGAATTTTCTTCGCCCTTGTTTCGCTTGTTTCGTTGTGCGTTACTAATGATTCTGTCCTCGAATGAAAATGTTGTCTTCTCTGTTTCTCTTTGAGAGCAATCGCAGCTGCGAATGCCTACAATTCTAACCCAGCTTCGCGAGCGGCTTCGGCGAACGCTCTCACACGACCATGATAGCGATTATGACCTCGGTCAAGTTTGACCATCTTGATCCCAGCTGTCGTGGCACGCTCGGCAATAATCGCACCAAGCTTCGCCGCAGCATCACGGTTGCCACCATATCCAATCTCGTCGCGAACCCCCTTGTCTCGAGTGCTGGCACTCACCAGCGTCCGACCGGTTTGGTCATCCACCACTTGGCAAGCGAAGTGCTTGAGCGAACGATGCACGCATAAGCGCGGACGCTCCGAAGTGCCACGCAATTTATTGCGTACATGGTTGCGACGCCGAATGCGTTTGACTTGCAGCTTTTTGTTCTTATCCATCTTTTTATTATTCGCTTACTTCGTTGCCGACTTACCAGGCTTGATCTTGACTTGTTCACCCACATACCGAACG is a genomic window containing:
- a CDS encoding adenylate kinase, with product MRIVFIGPPGAGKGTQCKRLAKLLHAAHLSTGDMLRSVDRHSDLGRRIAGYIDDGGFAPDELIMEIVTARLAEIDYNKSCLFDGFPRTLRQAEMFDEILASQNSQIDLVINLEVDRDELVSRLLDRAKVEHRLDDNLSAISTRLQIYSTVTVPLLAYYGEKGIVKTIDATASADIVFERVKACVLGHSGDRPR
- the secY gene encoding preprotein translocase subunit SecY, whose amino-acid sequence is MFEKLRIIFSIPELRKKVLLTIGLLAVYRIGFHIPLPMIATNMGEAVGGGAADFFEKVSVFAASDLRQATIFGLGIMPYISASIIFQLLGSVYKPLEELKKEGEAGRKKLNEYTRYLTVLICVVQSYMYLKFMLMSGGNTGYGNINPNFLNSDATGLFFGWQIVAVLVMTCGTVFLMWLGEQIDEYGIGNGISLLIMAGILAQMPKALYELIRNMKTELTGLSRGQVGIETLILLVLLFVGVVFGVVFITLGQRKIPTQSAKFTRGRRVYGGTRQYLPLRINQAGVMPIIFASSLLMIPGVMFGFLASSFESGSGLFNFMNLSSLTLSDQTSYIFNLLYVALIFFFCFFWTAITFNPKEMSDNLRDSGTFIPGYRPGKRTTDYLEKVMVRITYVGAAFLSIVAIVPTIVYGSLGVPYSIAGFYGGTGLLIAVSVAFDLVQKIDAHLVMRNYRGLLEGAGGGTTPVV
- the rplO gene encoding 50S ribosomal protein L15 codes for the protein MNLNDIHRGITKHRKRKRIGRGVGSGTGKTSGRGHKGHKSRSGYSRKPNFQGGAMPMFRRVPKRGFNNKWSVDVFAVNVGKLNETFEDGSEITLELLAEKDLAKGNFDEVKILGDGELTKKLTVSAHRFSKSAEQKITAAGGTVNKLAPKQTPAERVAKLKTAKA
- the rpsE gene encoding 30S ribosomal protein S5, whose product is MSNAQRNKRNKGEENSLGDLLDRVVKIKRCAAVVKGGRRFSFAAMVVVGDGNGKVGWGYGKANEVPPSVQKAQKQASRSMIDVPLVEGTLPHQVWGHFGAAKVLLIPAGAGTGIIAGQAVRAVCEACGVHDILTKSYGTNNPVTLVKATIDALSKLRTREQVAALRGLEVEELTTAK
- the rplR gene encoding 50S ribosomal protein L18; protein product: MDKNKKLQVKRIRRRNHVRNKLRGTSERPRLCVHRSLKHFACQVVDDQTGRTLVSASTRDKGVRDEIGYGGNRDAAAKLGAIIAERATTAGIKMVKLDRGHNRYHGRVRAFAEAAREAGLEL